In Haliotis asinina isolate JCU_RB_2024 chromosome 15, JCU_Hal_asi_v2, whole genome shotgun sequence, one DNA window encodes the following:
- the LOC137265566 gene encoding solute carrier family 23 member 2-like, whose amino-acid sequence MEECTHPQEEDVEARVDRQLLYPVDTSPPLPSLLINGLQQAFQVITGSLPAAVLIASLIGAGEEYGVRAELLSVCLFTSGVATFLQISVGCRLPVIEGPSGTLLVGIVAIVSDPKLSDAALREGRAGNDTTIVPWKIRMTEIQGNVMLASGVEFLLGMSGMLGFLLRFIGPLTVAPCVTVLGVTLCQYMIPLCEQHWGIASLTTLLAILFALFLVNVKTPFLTINHGKCSVSRHPLFQLNAIILAVAVSWITCHVLTVTNTLPSNSTIYGHMARTDVRLGVLYDAPWFFLPSPFPYGLPTISSTGLTAMITVILVSIITMPGNYSAVSRVVQMPHLPAHAINRGIAVQGFNGVVSGMLGGVMSNMTYVQSLGVIAVTKVASLRVFVTAALILVVGGVVGKVGAVFTIIPDPVVGGVNLVAMSTVTAVGVSMLKSVDLSSSRNLLILGMSISLGLLLPEWMASNKDFINTGSQGFDQVMTVLLSNPMFVSSVLGCVLDNLAAGTLEERGMTHRDDTGPCDSHVTKHDPYGLPYVTSFIERLGCCSFFPLSPTYDKEITCTRCDRRTLKTILVERIKSHE is encoded by the exons CAAGCATTCCAGGTAATAACGGGCTCTCTGCCAGCGGCTGTGTTGATCGCCAGCCTGATAGGGGCAGGAGAAGAGTATGGAGTGAGAGCGGAACTTCTTAGCGTGTGCCTCTTCACCAGCGGGGTGGCCACGTTCCTGCAAATATCTGTTGGGTGTAG ATTACCGGTTATAGAAGGGCCTTCTGGGACTCTCTTGGTGGGCATTGTAGCCATTGTCAGTGACCCGAAATTGAGTGATG CTGCCTTACGAGAAGGTAGAGCTGGCAATGACACAACAATCGTACCCTGGAAGATAAGGATGACGGAG ATCCAGGGGAACGTGATGCTGGCCTCAGGAGTTGAGTTCCTTCTTGGAATGTCGGGAATGCTGGGGTTCCTCCTCCGGTTCATCGGTCCTCTGACTGTGGCTCCCTGCGTGACAGTTCTGGGCGTGACTCTCTGTCAGTACATGATACCACTGTGTGAACAGCACTGGGGAATAGCCAGCTT gACAACATTGTTAGCCATCCTGTTCGCTTTGTTCCTCGTGAATGTGAAAACTCCGTTCCTGACAATCAACCATGGGAAGTGTTCTGTGTCTCGACACCCACTATTTCAGTTGAATGCA ATAATCCTGGCAGTTGCTGTGTCATGGATAACTTGTCACGTGCTGACCGTGACAAATACCCTGCCTAGTAACTCTACCATTTATGGTCACATGGCCAGGACTGACGTCAGACTGGGAGTCCTGTATGATGCACCATGGTTCTTCTTACCTTCACCAT TTCCGTATGGCCTACCGACCATCAGTTCAACAGGGTTAACAGCCATGATAACAGTGATCCTGGTTTCGATCATCACAATGCCTGGCAACTACTCTGCAGTATCTCGTGTAGTGCAGATGCCTCACCTCCCCGCCCACGCCATCAACAGGGGGATAGCGGTGCAAGGGTTCAACGGTGTCGTCAGTGGCATGCTGGGAGGGGTCATGTCCAACATGACGTATGTGCAAAGTCTGGGTGTGATCGCTGTCACAAAG GTTGCGAGTCTGAGAGTGTTTGTGACAGCGGCCTTGATTCTGGTGGTAGGAGGTGTCGTGGGCAAGGTGGGAGCGGTGTTTACAATCATCCCAGACCCTGTAGTGGGCGGGGTTAACTTGGTGGCCATGAGCACTGTGACGGCAGTGGGCGTGTCTATGTTGAAGTCGGTCGATCTGTCTTCCTCCAGGAACCTCCTAATCCTTGGAATGTCCATCTCTTTGGGTCTTCTCCTGCCAGAATGGATGGCCTCCAACAAAGACTTTATTAATACAG GCAGCCAAGGGTTTGATCAAGTCATGACCGTCCTGTTGTCTAATCCGATGTTTGTATCCAGTGTGCTTGGTTGTGTCCTGGATAACCTTGCTGCAG GGACACTGGAGGAGCGGGGCATGACACATCGGGATGACACTGGACCCTGTGATAGTCACGTGACAAAACATGACCCGTACGGGCTTCCATACGTCACCAGTTTCATAGAAAGGCTCGGATGTTGTTCTTTCTTTCCTCTGTCGCCGACATATGACAAGGAAATTACATGTACACGGTGTGACCGGCGTACACTGAAGACGATCCTTGTTGAGCGAATCAAGTCACATGAGTGA